The sequence CTGCTGTGCAGACAACGGTCTGATGGAAGGGTTCTGGGGAATGCTGAAGCGCGAACGTTACTACACACGTAAATTCACCAGCCGTAAAGCAGTGGTAAGCATGATCAACGGCTACATCTACTTCTACAACAACAAACGCATTCAGCGCAAATTACATCTTTTAGCTCCAATGGAAGTATTCAACGCAGCTCCAATGGCTGCATGATTAAGATTAAAGTACGATTAGATTTTTTATGATATTTATTTGTCTGTATTAACAAATCCGCACCACCTTCTCTTCCAGAGCAAGGTCAAGTGCAAAACCATACAACCTCGCTCCGCTCGAGGGAACCTTTTATAAAAAACGATGAATACTGCACCCCTTCAGTCAGGCATCAGTATTGAGGCCTGACAGCTCCCCCGTGGGGGCGCCTTTCCGCTATCGTTCTTACCGCTATGTTACTTCGCCTACTGAGTCCTAATTTCCATCCCCCTCAAAAAAAAGGATGTACACTGTCGTGTACATCCTTTTGCTTATTTCACAATAAGTACGGGGCATTTGGAGCGGCTGACCATGTAGCTGGATACCGACCCCATGAAGATGCCTTTGAGCGGTCCGAGGCCGCGGCTTCCCATGACTACGAGGTCGATGCCGTTGTCTTCGGCCATGTTCAGGAGAACGGGTCCCGGGGAACCTACTTCGTAGAGTTCTTCGACCGGGATGTCTTTCGGAATCATTGCCTTTGCTTCTGCGATGTCCTTCTGGCACTGGCCTTCTCTGTCTTCGAGGAGTTTTGTCGTGAGGCAGCCTTCTGCGATGGATACCTGATCAAAATTGCTCATGGCAGAAACCATATTGCAAACCGAAGCGATGTATATTTTCGTCCCATCACCGGCGGCCGCGAGGTCCGATGCTTGCTGCACCGCTTTTTTCGCATGGTCGGAGCCGTCGTACGGCACCAGGATTTTCTTGTACTTTAACATAAAATCTCCGCCTTTCTCTTCAGAAATGGATGCGGAACGCCCTTTGGCTTTCCTCTTTCGACTTATTATACCATGAATCGGAATTCATCGTTAATAGGATTTTTAAACAGTTTCTTCGAAAAAGGCTCAAAAAATGAATGTGTCGGCGTCTGCTTCTTCCTTTGGATTGTGGAAAGGTACGACGATGGAGAAATGGTTGCTCTCTTCGAGGTCCTGCATTTCCCTTCTTGTCAGGTGATTCGGCCAGAGGGTGAATTCTGCGCGGCCTTCAGAGAGGTATTCGCCCGCTCTTCCGTAGCCATGGACGGAGCCTGTCAGAAGAATGCCCATGTCCGGATTATCATCAGCGAGGCGGCGGCTGAAGGATTTGGCCAGCTGCGCGTCGGTCAGGAGGTAAATGCCGCCTTTCTCCACAGTTTCCTCATCCCACGCTTTGAAAACGGAGTACGGCATATCAAGGACAGCGTCCCTTGCGAAATACTTTCTATGCGCCAGATTCAGCCATTCATCGTAAAGCTTCGGAGACATATAGATCGGATGATTATCGCCCATTCTCTCGCGGATGAGGACGGCAATCGAAAGACCCCTGCCATAGTGCGGCACCGGCAGCAGAAGCGGTTTGTCGTCCTTCACCATGTCTTCCACTGTCTTCATCACAGCATCACGCATCTCATCTCCGCGGTCCTCGCGGCTGTAGGCAGCATCGATCACGGCAAGATCAGCCGTCATGCCGCGGACATCGTCGCAGCGGTAGAAAGGATCTCCCTCGCGGTAATCCCCCGAGAAGAAAAGCTTCTTTCCTTCGATTTCAATCAGAAACCACACCGCGCCCGCGCAGTGCCCTGTCCTGCCCCAGGTCACCCGAAAATCCGGAGAAAGCTCCAGCTCCGGTGCCGTCGAGTCAAGGATCATCGTATTCAAAGGCTTGTGATGGATCTGACGGTACGTCTGATTCGACATCAGCACCTGCCCCGTGAATCCGTTTTCTTCCAAAAAATGAATTGCTCCCGTATGATCCCTGTGCGAATGCGTCACAAAAAGATAATCCGCACGGCGGATCTGCTCCATCGATAAATCCGGGACACGATCCATCCCGTCCGTGGACGTTCCCGCGTCCACCAGGAAAGCATGCCGCTCCCCTTCCACATAAAAGCAGTTGCGGCCCTGATCTCCGACACCGCCTGCAATATAAAAGCGCATATGTTCCTCCGGCTCTGAAACGGCCCGTCCCAAAAGAGCCCGGGAAGGGCCGGCGGACATCTCCGCCTGAAAAACAAAAAGAGACTGCATAGAAGAGCAGCCTCTTTGCTAAATTTCTTTGAACTTGTCCTTATATTATAGCCGTTTTGTCCATTTTTGTAAATCCAAATCAATGGCAGGAAATTACAGATTGCTTCCACGGGTCAGGCGATACAGCGTCATGTAAATTTCCTCTGCCTCATCAGCCGGATCTTCCTGTTTTCCCATGTACGTCGAAGCATTGCCGTCCGAATCATACACATTTTCCAGCTTATTCAGGATACGGTAACGGATCTGCGAAGGCCCCATCTGATCAGCCCCGACAGCCGTATCATACTGGAGAATCTTGTCCACCATCTTGTAATTGCCATAATCCGGATAAGACAGCGGATCCTTATATACCTCAGCATAAAGCTTACCGCGGATAATCGGCAGATCCCCGGCAGAAACCGGATCCCTCTCCACCGTCTCCATATCCGCATACACTCTCTCATCATCACTCACATACACCACAGCAAACCGTCCCGGATCATCCAGAAGCTTCTGTGAATTGACAGGCTTAGCCGCCATAGCCACACAAGGAATCGCCAAAGCCAGCATAGCCGCCTTGATGAATACACGTATATAGGACTATTATAACTGCTTTGGAAAAATGGTGCAAAAGGAGAGGGAAAATGGGGAATGGGGAAAACAGTGAAAACCGGACAACCGAAGGAAAACCGGACAACCGAGTCTGACGCAAACGGAAAATATGCCAACAAAAAGGCTTCCCCACGGGGGAGCTGGCGTCGGAGACGACCGAAACAGAAGTTCCACGGACGAAGTCCGGTTGTAAGGTTTTCCATCGAACGAAGTTCGGTTTAAGGGTGTTGACCTTGCTCCGAAAGGAGAAGTGGTGCGGATTTGTTAATACAGACAAATAAATATCATAAAAAATCTAATCGTACTTTAATCTTAATCATGCAGCCATTGGAGCTGCGTTGAATACTTCCATTGGAGCTAAAAGATGTAATTTGCGCTGAATGCGTTTGTTGTTGTAGAAGTAGATGTAGCCGTTGATCATGCTTACCACTGCTTTACGGCTGGTGAATTTACGTGTGTAGTAACGTTCGCGCTTCAGCATTCCCCAGAACCCTTCCATCAGACCGTTGTCTGCACAGCAGCCTACACGGGACATGCTGTGAACCAGTCCTGCTTTTTCAACAATCTTATGGAATCCGTTGCTTGTATACTGGAATCCGCGGTCGGTATGAATCATTGGATGTTCTCCAGGATTCTCTTTAAGTGCCTTTTCCATTGTCTCAAAAGCCAGTGCAGTATTGTTCCTGTCGCCGATGACATAAGAGACAATCCGGCGATCATGGCCGTCAATAATCGCGCTTAAATATAACTTGTGCAAAACTCCATCAGCAGTTGTGTACTTGAATTCAGTGACATCCGTCATCCATCTTGCATTGGACACGCCGGCATCAAAGTCACGGTTCAGCAGGTTTTCAAAAATGTACTTTGGATCCTTTGCGTTACGAGTGCAACCATCGGTCTTGTACTTGATCACGGACTTAATATTAAGTATCCGCATGATACGAAGAACCAGACTGTCGCTTACATTTATATTGATGTTGTCATCCTTCTTGATCCAATCGTTAATCCGGCGGTATCCCATATCCGGATATTCCTGATGGGTTTTCATGACCTCCTGTGCGACCTTTTCTCTCAGCAGTTCACGGCCGCTCTTAATATGATTCAGCCATCCGTAATAAGCTGCCCGGGAGACCTTTGAGAGTCGGCAGAGACTTTCTATGGAGATGTTGGTTTCTTCATGGACTTCTTTTATGGCTTTAAAATCTCTGAGAAGGTGAGTAAGGCTGGTATGATTCAACAAGAAAGACAGAATAATATCATAAATATATTAGGAGGTCATTCTTATGCCATGTAAAACCAAAGCGTCCCCGGAGGAAATGTTAGACCAGATTGCTTCATATCTCTATCAGGGTGTTACGATTACCCAGGCAGCTGAAAATCTTCATATGAGCCGCATAACATTCAGGAAATGGGTCCTCCGGTATAAAGAGGAGGGCTTTAAGGGATTGCGGCCCAGGCAGCATTTGTCTTACTACTCCAATCAGATGAAGATCCAGGCCGTAAAGGAATATCTTAAAGGCGGTGTTTCCATGCTTTCCGTCTGTGCCAAATACAGAATTTCCGGCACACTCTCCCTTAAAACATGGATTGAGGCGTATAATGAGCATAAGTTGACAGACCTCGTTTCTGAAGGAGGAGATCTTATGGGCAAACGCCAGCAATCGGTCAAGGAAGAGCGAGTCAGAATCGTTCAGGAGTGCATCGCCAGTGGATGCGATTATAACAAGATAGCCAAGAAGTACAACATGTCCTACCAAACGCTCTACACATGGGTAAAAAAGTTCAAGGAAATGGGCGAAGTTGGTCTTGAGGATTACAGAGGAAAGCCGATCAGGCTCCAAACGCCCCGGACCGAAGAAGAACAGCTGCGTCAGGAGAATGCCAGACTTCTTGAAGAACAGAAGGATCTTATAGCAGAGATTGCCCTGCTAAAAAAAAAGATGGAGATAGAGGAAAGGTTGCGTTCCTCGAAGGATTCAGCCTTACTCACCTTCTCAGAGATTTTAAAGCCATAAAAGAAGTCCATGAAGAAACCAACATCTCCATAGAAAGTCTCTGCCGACTCTCAAAGGTCTCCCGGGCAGCTTATTACGGATGGCTGAATCATATTAAGAGCGGCCGTGAACTGCTGAGAGAAAAGGTCGCACAGGAGGTCATGAAAACCCATCAGGAATATCCGGATATGGGATACCGCCGGATTAACGATTGGATCAAGAAGGATGACAACATCAATATAAATGTAAGCGACAGTCTGGTTCTTCGTATCATGCGGATACTTAATATTAAGTCCGTGATCAAGTACAAGACCGATGGTTGCACTCGTAACGCAAAGGATCCAAAGTACATTTTTGAAAACCTGCTGAACCGTGACTTTGATGCCGGCGTGTCCAATGCAAGATGGATGACGGATGTCACTGAATTCAAGTACACAACTGCTGATGGAGTTTTGCACAAGTTATATTTAAGCGCGATTATTGACGGCCATGATCGCCGGATTGTCTCTTATGTCATCGGCGACAGGAACAATACTGCACTGGCTTTTGAGACAATGGAAAAGGCACTTAAAGAGAATCCTGGAGAACATCCAATGATTCATACCGACCGCGGATTCCAGTATACAAGCAACGGATTCCATAAGATTGTTGAAAAAGCAGGACTGGTTCACAGCATGTCCCGTGTAGGCTGCTGTGCAGACAACGGTCTGATGGAAGGGTTCTGGGGAATGCTGAAGCGCGAACGTTACTACACACGTAAATTCACCAGCCGTAAAGCAGTGGTAAGCATGATCAACGGCTACATCTACTTCTACAACAACAAACGCATTCAGCGCAAATTACATCTTTTAGCTCCAATGGAAGTATTCAACGCAGCTCCAATGGCTGCATGATTAAGATTAAAGTACGATTAGATTTTTTATGATATTTATTTGTCTGTATTAACAAATCCGCACCAGGCTCGTCCAGGAAGCAAGGCCCATCGATCTTGTATACATCGGAATGAAGGTAAGGACACCGCCGTAAGCAAAGAATACAAGTCCGCCCAGGATAACGAAGGGAAGTGCTTTCTTTTCAAAGAAGTCACTTACATGAATGCCCTTCTTCTTTTTCCCGGAAGGTTTGACGACTTCATCAGGAAGGCGCTTCCTGTTTCCTGCAATGACTGCGGCAATCGCAAGAAGGCAGAGGAAGCCGAAGAGCATTTTCGAGCCGAACCAGCCGATGATCAGAAGGCCCACGAGCGGCCCGATGACCATGGCCATATTTCCGGATACGGCAAAGTATCCGATGCCTTCGCCTTTTCTTTTGGCAGGAAGGACGAGAGCTGCCATGGCAGCCGATGCGGTCGTGCCGATGGCAAAGACGATGCCATGGACCAGACGAAGCCCATAAACCATGTGAAGGCTCGATGCCAGAAGGAAGCCTCCCATGATGAGGACGAAGAGGACGGTCGAAATGAGAAGAAGCTTCTGCTTGTTCACGCCGTCAATGATGCGTCCTGCGATCGGCCTCGTGCAGACGGTCCCGATCTGAAAACAGGTCATGGCCATCCCTGCTGCAAGCTGTCCGTCGCCCAGGTCATCCATGATGAAGACTGGCAAAGCGGCTATCAAAATATACTGTGACATGAAATAAAAGAAATTCGTAAGACCCATCCCGATAAACTCAGGAGTCCAAAGCTTTTGCTGCGGCATACGATCACCTATTTCCTTTCACCGGCGCAACGGTAATTTATTTTTACCTATTAATAGAAAACATCTATAATGGAAACGTTTCTCTATTATAGCACAGGATTTGGAAAATGGTAAAAATTTTCGGAAACTCCCCCGCCCTTTCTTTTTCATGTCATAACCTGTCCTCCTTTCCGCTATAATAAAAGTGTCATAGTATAATAGAAATAATAAAGGAATGCTTGGTGGACTGCCGCCAGAAAGGACATCCCATGAGCTTACATTTCATATTCGGCCGCGCGGGCACGGGAAAGACGACCCGCTGCTGCCGGGAAATCCAGGATTATGTACGCGGGGAAACAGGAAGGAAGGCCTTCCTTCTCGTGCCGGACCAGGGAACGTACACGGCTGAGTACCTGCTCGCGAAATCGTTTCCGGGCGAAGGTTTCACAGACGTCACGGTCTGCGGCTTCTCGCGCCTTGCCTACCGCGTCTTTCAGGAGCTGCACTCGCCGGTCGCAGAAGCCCTCTCGCCGCTTGGCCAGCAGATCATCGTAAGAAGGATTCTTGATGAAAAGAAGGATGAACTCCAGATGATCGTCAAAGCTGCATCCCACCCGCATTTTTCGGAAGAAGTGCGCCTTCTTCTCCACCAGCTCGATCTTTTCTGCGTGACAGAAAATGATCTTGCCGATGCTGCAGAAGAAGAAGGGGACACGCCGCTTGGGCGCAAGATGAAGGATCTTTCCATCATCTATACGGCCTACAATGAATACCTCCGCACCCATTTCAATTATGAAGGCAGCCTTTTCGACCTTCTGTCGCGCGAAATTCCCAAGTCCGACATGATCCGTCATTCACGCATCTGGATCGACGGCTTCAACGGCATGGCACCGCAGAAGATCAATATCGTTTCCGCTCTCATCCATACGGCAGAGGAAGTCACGATGACGCTGCAGATGGACAGGCCGGAAGACGCCGCGGAGAATACGACCTTCCTTCGTCCTTACAAGCTGTACGAGGAACTTTCCCTTCGTGAACGCCATTCGGACTTCACGACGCTTACGGAAAAAGTCCGCTTCCATTCTCCCCGTCTTTCTTCGATGGATGAATTCTTCTTTGCCAGACGCGCTCTTTCATGCCCGCTTCCCAGGGAAAAAATCGTGCGCCCCGAAGAAGGGCTCCATATCCTCCGCGCCGCAAGGAAGGAAGAAGAGGTGGATGCGATTTCCCGTGCCATCCTGACGCTCGTCCGTGACAAGGGCTTCCGCTGGAGGGACATCCTTGTCCTTCTAAGGACGCCTGACGATTACACGGATATTTTCGAGCGCTCTTTTGAGAAATACAAGATTGCCGCCTTCATCGACAAGAAGCATCCGATGAACAACCATCCGCTCGTCATGATGACGGACGGCCTTCTCCGCTTCCTGACAGCTGAGACGACGAGGAAGAATTCCGGCTGGCAGAAGGAAACGATTTTCCGACTCTTGAAGACCTTCCTCCTGCGCGATCTCACGCCCGAGGAAACAGACCGTCTTGAAAACTACGTCCTCTCCCACGGCATCCGTGCCTGGCAGTGGCATAACCCATGGAAATTCCGTGAGTACTGGGATATTGACGCAGAAGCGCAGCCGCCTTCCGAGAAGGAGCTTGCGGCCCTCCGGGAAGCCAATGACTGGAGAGTGCGTCTCACAAGCCTCCTCGATCCCCTTGCCGCCTCCTGGAAGAAAGCTGAGACGGTCCGCGAAAAGTGCGCGCTCCTCTACCAGTTCTACCTTGATGAAAAGGTGCCGGATACGCTTGCCGGGCTCGATGATGTCGAATCTCTTCATACGAATATCCGCACGCACCTTCAGGTATGGAAAAAGATGCTCTCGCTTCTGGACGAAATCGTCCATGCTGCGGGTGATGAAATCATGAGTGGAAAGGATTTCCTCTCCCTCTTCGAAGACGGGCTATCCTCGCTCACGTATTCGACCATTCCGCCATCCCTTGACCATGTGACGGTCACCGGCATGGACCGCGGGTATGCCATGGAAGCGCGCGCCGTCTTCATTCCGGGCATCTGCGAAGGGGATTTCCCGAAGAACATCGGCGAATCCGGCTTCTTCACTGAATCGGAAAGGCAGAAGATTTTCTCAGAAAGCCGCCTCCGCTTCGGCGCCGATCTCATGCAGGTCGTCCATCAGGAGCAGTTCTACTGTTACCTGGCCCTGACGCGCGCTTCGGACGTCCTCTACCTCTCCCTTCCCGCGGTCAGGGAAGACGGCACGGAGACCGAGCCCTCGCTCCTTCTGACGCAGCTCTCCGGCCTCGGTTATCCATCGGAAGACATCCACGTCCTCCCGCCGTCCCCGGCCAATGACGATGCGTCCTTCTTCTGCAATCCCGATCAGGCGCTTTCCCTTCTCCCTTCCATCCTGCGCGAAAGCATCCCGGAGAAGGATTCCCGTTGGGCAGGCCTTGCTGCATGGGCAAAAAATAATCCTTCTTATGGCACTACCCTTTGGTTAAAGATGCAAAGCCTCCACTATTCCAATGAGGCAGAGCCGCTCCCGCTGGACATTGCCGCGCGCCTCTTCAAGCCGGGCGGAAGGTTCTTAAGCTCCGTCACCCGCCTTGAAAACTACCGCGGCTGCGCATACCGCTATTTCCTGCAATATGGCCTTGGCATCAAGGAAAGGGACACCGGAGACCTCCAGTCGCTCGACTTCGGCAATTACCTCCATGCATCGCTCCATCGTTTCGGAAGCGTCCTGGGGAAAGAGAACAAGCAGTGGAGAGATGCGACGGATGAGGACATCGAGAACCTTTCGAGCAAGATTGCCTCCTCCATCGCGCCCCGCGTCCGCTACGGCGCACTCCACTCGGATGCTGCCTCCCGCTACACGGAAAATGCGCTCAATAAGACATTCAAGAATACACTTTCTTCCTTAAGGGAATGGAGTAAGTCGAGCTCCTTTGACACGAAAGCCCTGGAGCACAAGTTCTTCCTGCACCTTCGGGCAGAAAACGGGGAAACCTTCACGCTGAACGGCAAGATCGACCGCGTCGATATGCTTGGCGAGAACGTCGCTGTCTACGACTACAAGACGGGCCATACGACGGCAAGCCTTGTGGAAATCGTCAGCGGCCTCAAGCTCCAGCTTCTCACCTACCTTCTGGGCCTCATGGAAGAGGCAGATGGGAATCCGCTCCTTCCTGCCGCTCTCATGTATATTTACCTTTCAGGCGATGTCAAGATCGTCTCGTCCGTGCCGCATAGTGGAATTCCTGACCTTCCGGCCAAGGACGGTGCATCCGGCTTTATCACCTCATCGGGTGTAACCGTTTACGATCTCGACAGCCGCGCCGGCAGTAATGACTCGATCCTTCCTGTCCGCATGAAGAATGACGGGAATCCGTATAATACAGGAAATGTGCTCTCCAAAGAAGATTTCGATTATCTTCTGCGGATCGTGAAGAAGAGGATCATCATGCTCTATGAAGAGATGATTTCCGGCAGGATCGATATCCGTCCCGTCCGCTTCAAGGGAAGCTCGCCCTGCAAGTACTGCCCATACCACTCCATCTGTCGCTTCGATCCGAGCCGCAGGGAAGAAAATTACGATTACATCCACGCTGTCAGCGACAAAGATAT is a genomic window of Veillonellaceae bacterium containing:
- a CDS encoding IS3 family transposase, with the protein product MNHTSLTHLLRDFKAIKEVHEETNISIESLCRLSKVSRAAYYGWLNHIKSGRELLREKVAQEVMKTHQEYPDMGYRRINDWIKKDDNININVSDSLVLRIMRILNIKSVIKYKTDGCTRNAKDPKYIFENLLNRDFDAGVSNARWMTDVTEFKYTTADGVLHKLYLSAIIDGHDRRIVSYVIGDRNNTALAFETMEKALKENPGEHPMIHTDRGFQYTSNGFHKIVEKAGLVHSMSRVGCCADNGLMEGFWGMLKRERYYTRKFTSRKAVVSMINGYIYFYNNKRIQRKLHLLAPMEVFNAAPMAA
- a CDS encoding universal stress protein; protein product: MLKYKKILVPYDGSDHAKKAVQQASDLAAAGDGTKIYIASVCNMVSAMSNFDQVSIAEGCLTTKLLEDREGQCQKDIAEAKAMIPKDIPVEELYEVGSPGPVLLNMAEDNGIDLVVMGSRGLGPLKGIFMGSVSSYMVSRSKCPVLIVK
- a CDS encoding helix-turn-helix domain-containing protein, producing the protein MLDQIASYLYQGVTITQAAENLHMSRITFRKWVLRYKEEGFKGLRPRQHLSYYSNQMKIQAVKEYLKGGVSMLSVCAKYRISGTLSLKTWIEAYNEHKLTDLVSEGGDLMGKRQQSVKEERVRIVQECIASGCDYNKIAKKYNMSYQTLYTWVKKFKEMGEVGLEDYRGKPIRLQTPRTEEEQLRQENARLLEEQKDLIAEIALLKKKMEIEERLRSSKDSALLTFSEILKP
- a CDS encoding IS3 family transposase — translated: MESLCRLSKVSRAAYYGWLNHIKSGRELLREKVAQEVMKTHQEYPDMGYRRINDWIKKDDNININVSDSLVLRIMRILNIKSVIKYKTDGCTRNAKDPKYIFENLLNRDFDAGVSNARWMTDVTEFKYTTADGVLHKLYLSAIIDGHDRRIVSYVIGDRNNTALAFETMEKALKENPGEHPMIHTDRGFQYTSNGFHKIVEKAGLVHSMSRVGCCADNGLMEGFWGMLKRERYYTRKFTSRKAVVSMINGYIYFYNNKRIQRKLHLLAPMEVFNAAPMAA
- a CDS encoding MFS transporter, giving the protein MGLTNFFYFMSQYILIAALPVFIMDDLGDGQLAAGMAMTCFQIGTVCTRPIAGRIIDGVNKQKLLLISTVLFVLIMGGFLLASSLHMVYGLRLVHGIVFAIGTTASAAMAALVLPAKRKGEGIGYFAVSGNMAMVIGPLVGLLIIGWFGSKMLFGFLCLLAIAAVIAGNRKRLPDEVVKPSGKKKKGIHVSDFFEKKALPFVILGGLVFFAYGGVLTFIPMYTRSMGLASWTSLVRIC
- a CDS encoding PD-(D/E)XK nuclease family protein, yielding MSLHFIFGRAGTGKTTRCCREIQDYVRGETGRKAFLLVPDQGTYTAEYLLAKSFPGEGFTDVTVCGFSRLAYRVFQELHSPVAEALSPLGQQIIVRRILDEKKDELQMIVKAASHPHFSEEVRLLLHQLDLFCVTENDLADAAEEEGDTPLGRKMKDLSIIYTAYNEYLRTHFNYEGSLFDLLSREIPKSDMIRHSRIWIDGFNGMAPQKINIVSALIHTAEEVTMTLQMDRPEDAAENTTFLRPYKLYEELSLRERHSDFTTLTEKVRFHSPRLSSMDEFFFARRALSCPLPREKIVRPEEGLHILRAARKEEEVDAISRAILTLVRDKGFRWRDILVLLRTPDDYTDIFERSFEKYKIAAFIDKKHPMNNHPLVMMTDGLLRFLTAETTRKNSGWQKETIFRLLKTFLLRDLTPEETDRLENYVLSHGIRAWQWHNPWKFREYWDIDAEAQPPSEKELAALREANDWRVRLTSLLDPLAASWKKAETVREKCALLYQFYLDEKVPDTLAGLDDVESLHTNIRTHLQVWKKMLSLLDEIVHAAGDEIMSGKDFLSLFEDGLSSLTYSTIPPSLDHVTVTGMDRGYAMEARAVFIPGICEGDFPKNIGESGFFTESERQKIFSESRLRFGADLMQVVHQEQFYCYLALTRASDVLYLSLPAVREDGTETEPSLLLTQLSGLGYPSEDIHVLPPSPANDDASFFCNPDQALSLLPSILRESIPEKDSRWAGLAAWAKNNPSYGTTLWLKMQSLHYSNEAEPLPLDIAARLFKPGGRFLSSVTRLENYRGCAYRYFLQYGLGIKERDTGDLQSLDFGNYLHASLHRFGSVLGKENKQWRDATDEDIENLSSKIASSIAPRVRYGALHSDAASRYTENALNKTFKNTLSSLREWSKSSSFDTKALEHKFFLHLRAENGETFTLNGKIDRVDMLGENVAVYDYKTGHTTASLVEIVSGLKLQLLTYLLGLMEEADGNPLLPAALMYIYLSGDVKIVSSVPHSGIPDLPAKDGASGFITSSGVTVYDLDSRAGSNDSILPVRMKNDGNPYNTGNVLSKEDFDYLLRIVKKRIIMLYEEMISGRIDIRPVRFKGSSPCKYCPYHSICRFDPSRREENYDYIHAVSDKDMQRELPGIAFDMTKPRKEDDNG
- a CDS encoding MBL fold metallo-hydrolase codes for the protein MRFYIAGGVGDQGRNCFYVEGERHAFLVDAGTSTDGMDRVPDLSMEQIRRADYLFVTHSHRDHTGAIHFLEENGFTGQVLMSNQTYRQIHHKPLNTMILDSTAPELELSPDFRVTWGRTGHCAGAVWFLIEIEGKKLFFSGDYREGDPFYRCDDVRGMTADLAVIDAAYSREDRGDEMRDAVMKTVEDMVKDDKPLLLPVPHYGRGLSIAVLIRERMGDNHPIYMSPKLYDEWLNLAHRKYFARDAVLDMPYSVFKAWDEETVEKGGIYLLTDAQLAKSFSRRLADDNPDMGILLTGSVHGYGRAGEYLSEGRAEFTLWPNHLTRREMQDLEESNHFSIVVPFHNPKEEADADTFIF